Proteins from a genomic interval of Maylandia zebra isolate NMK-2024a linkage group LG15, Mzebra_GT3a, whole genome shotgun sequence:
- the kif26bb gene encoding kinesin-like protein KIF26B isoform X1 gives MSSLTGRGREGFPASIRGGLWSAEVQHHFETAGKDRQPKERPSPVGAGGSRGDPYRNMCQRADDVPSYKSLPGSVGDRIRTTMSFRTICRGGSMSANPGFGRSDRKVARCEKCSATLVALKKQALSLAVHHHFSCKDLSDLSAFLHENLRVHSRSTTDFRERDQGECGACGTNLYQLKQEAIHVALSRGQALAKPSFEASLSTGSLFGQIEAKRGDRASREALDQSHTPQSPRSPRTPQRTPQTLRRRGPKLPNPDMGRWVEEQQQLVASKSASRANGVTTNPYRQATDDAYQSCRDVGAVQTTSKIPHISRVVSIANTAAMSFLTRAAEKLSLTLRKKGHASDPAPSQLSTCFREIIQKNPPPVPTCLLQAATRTKDSPSVGKVKVVLRVNPSLSESQGQPPVLRIDPSKKRVTIVEPVTKSHQRATMTLGRDGKSQLKTFTFDSAYPQESSQAEVCAGVLADVIRCVLSGSDACVLGLGCADVGSWSSMVGSGENIGKLGLIPCAISWLYSAIERRRERTWTDLSVSVSAIELCCGEEDTLRDLLGEVVPSLGSIHDSPKAHIKLQEDPVYGVQLHKHNRVKAPTAERAASLLDAAVAARRHSDFITYLCDSSIMFFTLHVQPPRTESSTIGKGSRGATKLTMIDVCSGMRGVNKNKPPHSELGPIVLSLLSGQKSTANKIGKLTLLLRESLGHTNCHTTVIAQIMDSLTHLQENFSTIQLASRFRRTQKRTKQSTSCSPCARSLTREKKGLQSFSLRAFHSTDEVDVDIRPFRLRDELDERSSSEQSCDTVIQIDSDGSVHPRSAPRQAQPEFVPIIPSLHPNKADLDDPEFAALLQELLRIPQLQVEKTTESALLGQTDVLKGERKQPERDCLKCDTFAQLQERLGCIDGSEMTMDVLRSSLKGACLNNVTVKSQHPEESVKRADTEAPQTLLNKGLSCSQTSAGEKQTDGAGDSFQREDSGLYDCEECSATSSSEELLNQTLGLNATCRSEPSNTRTLKSGNGVSSKRFNVDAKVTAGATSLALEPSHKQDRAETADWFKTDKRTSPVGKSSPISPSSTCSSSHSLAKSVVLGDVLNSHPKQDVKEMKATITVTVQQPLDLKGQDELVFSMVEEVTISGAYDRARTGGNIICIRDGAHSQAHAEDSASSQPIQIISNVSEESAAPGSSGAPESSAAHPAGTEKSQHQVRREKRVLPSFINPMLINTDLDCDLDCAKDNESHCETLAGVRSESESIRNTARCSEHREVLQEKCAPVASQKHVKKTDKSCSQMSYEPVVLEHLSFCNKPPDNKTCEQTNTDKAHPRDRGHVYSSNTAELSEGTEITCRDTPKRTGESPGCQETILCSYSTGSLPRAWQSAKHQDAHLVDSRGLTSSTPCSPRVTLERRKARQHSPTNHNLYISSPQRYGTDFKQDPGATFRKGIGSVIDKSTSAVKRDNTSRRLRSPMEESGRLFSAKLQQLARRTSSLGRIPRDFPALERGGSNASVSSRGSSRGSTEGACKSGYKGNFEGDCTFPRASRSPRKNPRSEHHFFPSENPATQSSRHIHSKLSAVGKLKTSSPKVRRSSAPSIKNPGVSHKTLQDSINHSASLSPDSKTVSHERTSSFFPSSPPRSHRSISRTPSQSSTSSSTKSAIQGFVNGRLSDFLKERAPSPTTGGSDQTTSLPSPYSQLTSPRMPDHLSGHASDTTSVLSGDLPPAMGKTSLHFSNRNSLVSSGYDSMVRDSEATGSSTSARDSVSDRSGSLLSAARSGRPSRRRGGTGTQQRHLSHDSPLTLRRSASGLRSRWMDQGIPEAYEIKVYEIDNVQRMQERAGAGKQGPTCFSAKLKLLEHRQQRISEVRAKYNNLRRELELAKRRLMLEPATWNHEFDLWQTFEVDSLEHLEALELVTARLERKVSLCKANVMMVTCFDGVAGRRRKKRRRKTADHRFTERY, from the exons ATGtcatctctgactggaagaggaagagaggggTTTCCAGCCTCGATCAGAGGAGGTCTCTGG AGCGCAGAAGTGCAGCATCACTTTGAGACCGCAGGGAAGGACCGCCAGCCCAAGGAGCGCCCCTCTCCTGTGGGTGCCGGAGGGTCCAGGGGCGACCCATATCGGAATATGTGCCAGAGAGCAGACGATGTCCCGTCTTACAAGTCCCTCCCTGGATCTGTAGGAGACCGCATCCGGACAACCATGTCCTTTAGGACTATATGTAGAGGAGGCTCCATGTCGGCGAATCCCGGCTTTGGGAGGTCCGATCGGAAAGTTGCTCGTTGCGAGAAGTGCTCAGCGACCCTTGTTGCTCTGAAGAAACAAGCCCTTAGCCTGGCTGTTCACCATCACTTCTCCTGCAAG GACTTGAGTGACCTGTCGGCATTTCTTCATGAAAACCTCCGGGTCCATAGTCGGTCCACCACGGACTTCAGAGAAAGAGACCAGGGGGAGTGTGGAGCCTGCGGTACAAACCTGTACCAGCTCAAGCAAGAGGCCATCCATGTGGCTCTGAGCCGGGGTCAGGCATTAGCCAAGCCTTCTTTTGAAGCCAGCCTCAGCACTGGCTCACTGTTTGGACAAATTGAAGCAAAGCGAGGAGACAGGGCTTCGAGGGAGGCTCTGGATCAAAGCCACACTCCTCAGAGCCCACGCAGCCCCAGGACGCCTCAAAGGACCCCACAGACCCTCAGACGAAGGGGGCCCAAGCTCCCCAACCCTGATATGGGCCGCTgggtggaggagcagcagcagctggtggCTTCTAAATCTGCATCCAGAGCTAATGGTGTCACCACAAACCCTTACCGTCAG GCTACAGATGATGCCTATCAGAGCTGCAGGGATGTCGGGGCTGTACAGACCACCTCTAAGATCCCGCACATATCCAGAGTGGTGTCCATCGCCAACACTGCAGCTATGTCCTTTCTGACTAG GGCAGCTGAGAAGCTCAGCCTGACACTGAGGAAAAAGGGCCATGCTTCTGATCCAGCTCCCTCTCAACTCTCCACCTGCTTCAGGGAAATCATCCAGAAAAACCCACCGCCCGTCCCCACCTGCCTGCTGCAAGCTGCCACTAGAACCAAGGACTCGCCCAGCGTTGGCAAG GTGAAAGTCGTGCTGAGGGTGAACCCATCGCTGTCAGAGAGCCAAGGCCAACCACCTGTTCTCCGGATCGACCCGTCCAAGAAGAGAGTAACCATAGTGGAGCCGGTCACCAAAAGCCATCAGCGTGCTACCATGACACTGGGCAGGGATGGCAAAAGTCAGCTGAAGACCTTCACCTTTGACAGTGCATATCCTCAGGAGTCAAGCCAG GCCGAGGTGTGTGCAGGCGTCTTGGCTGATGTCATCCGCTGTGTGCTCAGCGGCAGTGATGCCTGTGTCCTGGGCTTGGGTTGTGCTGATGTGG GGTCCTGGTCCAGCATGGTGGGCAGTGGTGAGAACATTGGGAAGCTCGGCTTGATTCCTTGTGCCATCTCCTGGCTGTACAGCGCCATCGAGCGCCGCAGAGAGAGGACGTGGACCGATCTCAGTGTGTCAGTGTCTGCTATCGAACTGTGCTGCGGAGAGGAGGACACGCTGAGGGATCTGCTGGGGGAAGTTGTTCCATCATTAGGCAGCATCCACGACAGCCCGAAAGCCCACATTAAACTCCAGGAGGACCCAGTCTACGGAGTCCAG CTACACAAGCACAACCGGGTGAAGGCCCCCACTGCCGAGCGGGCTGCTTCCCTCCTGGATGCAGCCGTCGCAGCACGTCGGCACAGTGACTTTATTACGTACCTGTGTGACAGCTCCATCATGTTCTTCACCCTTCACGTGCAGCCTCCACGTACAGAGAGCAGCACCATTGGAAAAG GTTCCCGCGGCGCCACCAAGTTGACCATGATAGACGTGTGTAGTGGTATGAGGGGTGTCAACAAAAATAAACCCCCCCATTCTGAGCTGGGCCCAATCGTCCTGTCTCTTCTAAGTGGACAGAAAAGCACCGCAAACAA GATTGGGAAGTTGACGTTGCTCCTTCGAGAGTCCCTGGGCCACACAAATTGCCACACTACAGTAATTGCTCAAATCATGGATTCTTTGACACACCTTCAAGAGAACTTCTCTACCATCCAGCTTGCTTCTCGTTTTCGCAGGACACAGAAGAGGACGAAG CAGTCTACCTCATGTTCTCCTTGTGCGAGGAGTCTGactagagaaaaaaaagggctgCAGTCGTTCTCCCTGCGGGCGTTCCACTCTACCGATGAGGTAGACGTCGACATCCGTCCTTTTCGCCTGCGTGATGAACTGGATGAACGCTCCAGTAGTGAACAGTCTTGCGACACAGTCATCCAGATAGACTCAGACGGCTCAGTCCACCCCAGATCAGCCCCGAGGCAGGCGCAGCCCGAGTTTGTACCAATCATACCGTCTTTGCACCCTAACAAGGCGGACTTGGACGACCCAGAGTTTGCTGCTCTCCTCCAGGAGCTTCTGAGAATTCCTCAGCTGCAAGTAGAAAAGACGACAGAGTCAGCTCTTCTGGGGCAAACCGACGTTTTGAAAGGAGAAAGGAAGCAACCAGAGAGGGACTGTCTCAAATGTGACACGTTTGCTCAACTTCAAGAACGTCTGGGGTGCATCGATGGAAGTGAAATGACCATGGATGTGCTCAGATCTTCCTTAAAAGGTGCCTGTTTAAATAATGTCACTGTTAAGTCACAGCACCCGGAGGAATCTGTAAAACGCGCAGACACTGAAGCTCCACAGACACTGCTGAATAAGGGGCTGAGCTGCAGTCAGACCTCTGCTGGAGAAAAGCAAACAGACGGTGCTGGAGACAGTTTTCAGAGAGAAGATTCGGGTTTGTACGACTGTGAGGAGTGTAGTGCCACCAGTTCCAGCGAGGAACTGCTCAATCAAACTCTGGGTCTGAACGCGACCTGCCGCTCTGAGCCTTCTAACACCAGGACTCTTAAGTCAGGTAATGGGGTTTCTTCCAAGCGCTTTAATGTGGATGCAAAGGTCACGGCAGGGGCCACTTCTCTTGCACTTGAACCTTCACACAAACAGGACAGAGCTGAAACTGCTGATTGGttcaaaacagacaaaaggaCCTCACCAGTTGGCAAAAGCTCCCCCATATCTCCTTCTTCTACGTGCTCCTCTTCACACTCCCTGGCTAAAAGTGTTGTACTCGGAGACGTCCTAAACAGTCACCCCAAACAGGATGTTAAGGAAATGAAAGCCACGATCACAGTGACCGTTCAGCAGCCGCTGGACTTAAAAGGTCAAGATGAGCTGGTTTTCTCTATGGTAGAAGAGGTGACCATCAGTGGAGCGTACGACAGAGCAAGGACAGGTGGAAATATTATTTGCATCAGAGACGGAGCTCATTCACAGGCACACGCTGAAGACTCGGCTAGTTCTCAGCCAATCCAGATAATCAGCAACGTCAGCGAGGAATCTGCAGCTCCAGGCTCCTCTGGTGCTCCCGAAAGCTCTGCTGCTCATCCTGCTGGCACTGAAAAGTCCCAGCATCAAGTCAGAAGGGAGAAAAGGGTGTTGCCTTCATTTATTAACCCCATGTTGATTAATACAGACTTGGATTGTGACTTGGATTGTGCCAAAGACAACGAAAGTCACTGTGAAACTTTAGCAGGAGTCAGGTCAGAATCAGAGTCCATTAGAAATACAGCTCGATGTTCAGAACACAGGGAGGTCCTTCAGGAGAAGTGTGCACCTGTGGCTTCTCAGAAACATGTCAAAAAGACTGACAAGTCTTGTAGCCAAATGTCTTATGAGCCAGTCGTCTTAGAACATTTGAGTTTTTGTAATAAACCTCCAGACAACAAAACGTGTGagcagacaaacacagacaagGCCCACCCCAGAGACCGTGGGCATGTTTACTCCTCGAACACTGCAGAGCTTTCAGAGGGGACTGAGATCACATGCAGAGATACACCCAAGAGGACTGGTGAGTCACCTGGTTGCCAAGAAACCATCCTTTGCTCCTATTCAACAGGTAGCTTACCTCGAGCATGGCAAAGTGCCAAACACCAGGATGCCCACCTCGTAGACTCAAGGGGGCTGACATCATCCACTCCCTGCAGCCCAAGGGTAACTCTCGAGAGGAGGAAGGCGAGGCAGCACTCCCCTACTAACCACAACCTCTATATTTCCTCTCCTCAAAGATATGGAACAGACTTCAAACAGGATCCTGGTGCTACTTTCAGGAAGGGTATTGGATCTGTGATTGATAAATCCACTTCAGCAGTAAAACGTGATAATACAAGCAGGAGGCTCAGGTCACCGATGGAGGAGAGTGGCAGGCTTTTCAGTGCCAAACTACAGCAGCTGGCTAGACGGACGAGCTCTCTCGGGCGGATCCCAAGAGACTTTCCAGCCCTAGAAAGAGGCGGCAGCAACGCTTCTGTGAGCTCCAGGGGAAGCTCCAGGGGAAGTACTGAAGGAGCTTGTAAGTCTGGCTATAAAGGCAATTTTGAGGGAGATTGTACCTTTCCGAGGGCCAGCAGGAGCCCGAGGAAAAATCCTCGGTCTGAACATCATTTTTTCCCGTCTGAAAACCCTGCGACTCAGTCTTCTAGGCATATCCACTCCAAGCTTTCTGCTGTGGGAAAGCTCAAGACGTCTAGCCCCAAAGTCCGTCGATCGTCAGCTCCTAGCATCAAGAACCCCGGCGTCTCCCACAAAACCCTGCAGGACTCCATCAATCATAGTGCCAGTCTGTCTCCAGACAGTAAAACAGTCAGCCACGAACGCACATCCTCCTTTTTCCCCTCTTCCCCTCCACGGTCTCATCGCTCTATCAGCCGGACTCCAAGCCAGAGCTCCACATCCTCATCCACAAAATCTGCCATTCAGGGATTTGTTAACGGTCGCCTCTCAGACTTTCTCAAGGAGAGGGCCCCCAGTCCCACTACAGGAGGATCGGACCAAACgacctcactgccctccccgtACAGTCAACTGACATCTCCCCGCATGCCCGATCACCTGAGTGGGCACGCAAGTGACACCACCAGCGTGTTGAGCGGCGATTTACCACCAGCTATGGGGAAGACATCCCTGCATTTTTCTAACAGAAACAGTTTGGTGAGCAGTGGCTATGACAGCATGGTGAGGGACAGCGAGGCCACAGGCAGCAGCACCTCAGCCAGAGACTCAGTCAGCGACAGGAGCGGCTCCCTCCTCAGCGCGGCTCGCAGCGGCCGGCCGTCTCGGAGACGAGGTGGTACAG